From the genome of Streptomyces sp. NBC_01304:
ACCACGACCAGCGCGCCCGCGCCGCCCTCGGCCGCCGCCTTGAACACCGCGAACTTCCCCGCGAACCCGGAGGTGAGCGGAATGCCGGCGAAGGCGAGCAGGAAGACCGCGAAGACGGCCGCCACCAGCGGTGAACGACGGCCCAGACCGGCCCACTTGGACAGGTGCGTGGCCTCGCCGCCCGCGTCCCGCACCAGCGTGACCACGGCGAACGCACCGATCGTCACGAAGGAGTAGGCGCCCAGGTAGAAGAGGACCGAGGAGATGCCGTCCGGGGTCGTGGCGATGACACCGGCCAGGATGAAGCCGGCGTGCGCGATCGACGAGTACGCGAGGAGCCGCTTGATGTCGGTCTGCGTGATGGCGACGATCGCACCGAGCAGCATGGTGACGATCGCGACGCCCCACATCACCGGCCGCCAGTCCCAGCGCAGGCCCGGCAGCACGACGTAAAGGAGCCGGAGCAGCGCACCGAACGCCGCGACCTTGGTGGCCGCCGCCATGAAGCCGGTGACCGGGGTCGGGGCGCCCTGGTAGACGTCCGGGGTCCACATGTGGAACGGGACCGCTCCGACCTTGAAGAGCAGCCCCATCAGGATCATCGCGGCGCCGATGAGCAGCAGCGCGTCGTTCCCCATGGTGCCGGCGAGCGCCGGGTCGATGTTCTGGACGGTGCCGTCGACGACATCGGCGATGCCGGCGTACGAGACCGTGCCCGCGTACCCGTAGAGGAGCGCCACTCCGAAGAGCAGGAACGCCGAGGAGAAGGCGCCGAGCAGGAAGTACTTGACCGCCGCCTCCTGCGACATGAGCCGCTTGCGGCGGGCCAGGGCGCAGAGCAGGTACAGCGGCAGCGAGAAGACTTCCAGCGCGATGAAGAGCGTCAGGAGGTCGTTGGCCGCAGGGAAGACCAGCATGCCGCCGATCGCGAAGAGCGCGAGCGGGAACACCTCGGTGGTGGCGAACCCGGCCTTCACCGCGGCCTGTTCGCTCTCGCTGCCCGGCACCGACGCGGCCTGCGCCGCGAAGGAGTCGACGCGGTTGCCGTGCGTCGCCGGGTCGAGCCTGCGCTCGGCGAAGGTGAACACCGAGACCAGGCCGGCCAGCAGGATCGTGCCCTGCAGGAACAGCGCGGGCCCGTCCACGGCGATCGCGCCCATGGCGGCGATGCCCGCCTTGGTGGTGCCGTACCCGCCGGCCGCGAGCCCGACCACCGCCGCGAAGGCGGCGATCAGGGCGACGACGGCGGTGAACACCTGGGCGTAGTACCGCGCTTTGCGCGGCACGAATGCCTCGATGAGGATGCCGACCACTGCCGCGCCGATCACGATCAGCGTGGGCGAGAGGAGGCTGTACTCGATGTGCGGCGCGGGGATCTTGTCGACCTCTCCGGCCGCCGTTGTCCACAGGCTGTGGACGGCTGTTGCGCTCACTTGGCCGCCTCCGCCTCGGGCTTGGGGTCTTTCTTCTGTACGTCGGACATGGTGTGCCCGACCGCCGGGTTCACCAGGTCGGTGACCGGCTTCGGGTAGACACCCAGGAACAGCAGCAGCGCGATCAGCGGGGCGACGACCGCCAGCTCCCGCACCTTGAGGTCCGGCATGGCCGAGACCTCCTGCTTGACCGGGCCCGTCATCGTGCGCTGGTAGAGCACGAGGCTGTAGAGCGCGCCGAGCACGATGCCGATGGTGGCGATGATGCCGACCACCGGATAGCGCGCGAACGTGCCGACCAGGACCAGGAATTCACTCACGAAGGGCGCGAGGCCCGGCAGCGAGAGGGTGGCCAGGGAGCCCACCAGGAAGGTCCCGGCGAGCACCGGCGCCACCTTCTGCACCCCGCCGTAGTCAGCGATGAGCCGCGAGCCGCGCCGCGAGATCAGGAAGCCCGCGACCAGCATCAGGGCCGCGGTCGAGATCCCGTGGTTGACCATGTAGAGCGTCGCGCCGGACTGGCCCTGCGAGGTCATCGCGAAGATGCCGAGGATGATGAACCCGAAGTGCGAGATCGACGCGTACGCCACCAGGCGCTTGATGTCGCGCTGGCCGACGGCGAGCAGTGCGCCGTACACGATGCTGATCAGTGCGAGCACCAGGATCACCGGTGTCGCCCACTTCGAGGCCTCGGGGAAAAGACCGAGGCAGAAGCGCAGCATCGCGAAGGTGCCGACCTTGTCGACAACTGCCGTGATCAGCACGGCGACCGGGGCCGTGGCCTCGCCCATCGCGTTCGGCAGCCAGGTGTGCAGCGGCCACAGCGGGGCCTTCACCGCGAAGGCGAAGAAGAAGCCGAGGAAGAGCAGCCGCTCGGTGTTGGTGGCCATGTTCAGGTCACCGCTGGCCCGGGCCTCGGCGATCTCGACCAGCGAGAAGTTCCCGGCGACCACGTAGAGGCCGATGACCGCGGCCAGCATGATCAGGCCGCCGACCAGGTTGTAGAGCAGGAACTTCACGGCCGCGTACGAGCGTTGGGCCGCGGCGTTCTCGTCGCTTCCCGCGTGTGCCCGGTCCCCGAAGCCGCCGATGAGGAAGTACATCGGGATGAGCATGGCTTCGAAGAGGATGTAGAAGAGGAAGACGTCGGTGGCCTCGAAGGAGAGGATCACCATCGCCTCGACCATGAGGATCAGGGCGAAGAAGCCCTGGGTCGGGCGCCAGCGGCCCGCAGCAACGCTGCTGTCGGATGCGGTCCCGGTCTCCTGCGGGTCGGCGTCGTTCCAGCCGGCCGCGATGATGAACGGGATCAGCAGCGCGGTGAGCGCGATGAGCGCCACCCCGATGCCGTCCACACCGAGCTCGTACCGCACCCCGAAGTCCTTGATCCAGGAGTGCGATTCGGTGAGCTGGTAGCGCTCGCCCTTGGGCTCGAAGCGCACCAGGACGATCACCGCGAGGGCGAGCGTGGCCACCGAGACGAGCAGGGCCAGCCACTTGGCGACGGTGCGCCGGGCCGCCGGGACGGCCGCCGTGGCGATCGCCCCGAGGGCCGGCACCGCGGCCGTCGCTGTCAGCAGAGGAAAGGACATATCGATCAGACCGCCCTCATCAGCAGGGTCGCGGCAATGAGGATCGCCGTACCGCCGAACATCGATAGCGCATACGAGCGGGCGAAGCCGTTCTGCATCTTGCGCAGTCGGCCCGAAAGCCCGCCGAAGCCGGCCGCCGTGCCGTTGACGACCCCGTCGACCAGCGAGTGGTCGACGTACACCAGGGACCGCGTGAGGTGTTCGCCGCCGCGGACCAGGACCACGTGGTTGAAGTCGTCCTGGAGGAGGTCGCGGCGGGCGGCCCGGGTGAGCAGCGAACCGCGCGGGGCGGTGACCGGGACCGGACGGCGCCCGTACTGCAGGTAGGCGATGGCCACACCGATGACCAGGACCACCATGGTGGCCGCGGTGACCGTCATCGCGCTGACCGGCGCGTGCCCGTGGCTGTGACCGGTGACCGGCTCCAGCCAGTTCAGGAAGCGGTCGCCGATACTGAACAGACCACCCGCGAAGACCGACCCGAAGGCGAGCACGATCATCGGGATCGTCATCGACTTGGGCGACTCGTGCGGGTGCGGCTCGTTGCCCTCCGCATCCGGCTGCCAGCGCTTCTCGCCGAAGAAGGTCAGGAGCATCACGCGCGTCATGTAGTACGCGGTGATCGCCGCGCCCAGAAGCGTGACCGAGCCGAGGATCCAGCCCTCCGTACCGCCCTTGGCGAAGGCCGCCTCGATGATCTTGTCCTTGGAGAAGAAGCCGGACAGACCCGGGAAGCCGATGATCGCGAGGTAGCCGAGACCGAAGGTCACGAAGGTGACCGGCATGTACTTCCTGAGGCCGCCGTACTTCCGCATGTCGACCTCGTCGTTCATGCCGTGCATGACCGACCCGGCCCCGAGGAACAGCCCGGCCTTGAAGAAGCCGTGCGTCACCAGGTGCATGATCGCGAAGACATAGCCGATCGGGCCGAGCCCGGCCGCCAGGATCATGTAGCCGATCTGCGACATCGTCGACCCGGCGAGGGCCTTCTTGATGTCGTCCTTCGCGCAACCGACGATCGCACCGAAGAGCAGCGTGACCGCACCCACGATGGTGACGAGCAGCTGGGCGTCCGGCGCCGCGTTGAAGATCGCGCCCGAGCGGACGATCAAGTAGACGCCGGCGGTGACCATGGTCGCGGCGTGGATGAGGGCCGAGACCGGGGTCGGGCCCTCCATCGCGTCCCCGAGCCACGACTGCAGCGGCACCTGCGCGGACTTGCCGCACGCGGCGAGCAGCAGCATCAGGCCGATCGCCGTGAGCTTGCCCTCGCCGGTGTCGCCCACCGAGTCGTTCACCGCTTCGAAGGTGAAGGCCCCGAAGGTGGTGAACATCAGCATGATCGCGATCGACAGGCCCATGTCGCCGACCCGGTTGACCAGGAACGCCTTCTTGGCGGCGGTGGCCGCACTGGGCTTGTGCTGCCAGAAGCCGATCAGGAGGTACGAGGCGAGGCCGACGCCCTCCCAGCCGACGTACAGAAGGAGGTAGTTGTCGGCGATGACGAGAATCAGCATCGCCGCGAGGAACAGGTTCAGATAGCCGAAGAAGCGGCGTCGGCGCTCGTCGTGCTCCATGTACCCCATCGAGTACATGTGGATCAGCGAGCCCACCCCGGTGATGAGGAGCACGAACGTCATCGACAACTGGTCGAGCTGGAAGGCCACATCGGCCTTGAAGCCGCCGACCGGGATCCAGCTGAACAGATGCTGGTGCATGGCCCGGTCCTCGCCGGTCCGGCCCAGCATGTCGAGGAACAGCGATACCGCCACACCGAACGACGCGAACGCCAGGACCGTGCCGATCACATGGCCGGCCTTGTCGAGCCGGCGCCCGCCGCACAGCAGTACGGCCGCTCCGAGCAGAGGCGCCGCGACAAGCAGCGCAATCAAGTTCTCCACGATTCTTCCGACCCCTTACAGCTTCATCAGGCTGGCGTCGTCGACCGAGGCCGAGTGGCGGGAACGGAACAGCGACACGATGATCGCGAGCCCGACCACGACCTCCGCGGCGGCGACGACCATCGTGAAGAACGCGATGATCTGGCCGTCGAGATTGCCGTGCATCCGGGAGAAGGTGACGAGCGCGAGGTTGCAGGCGTTGAGCATCAGCTCGACGCACATGAACACCACGATGGCGTTCCGCCTGATCAGCACGCCGCTGGCGCCGATCGCGAACAACAGCGCTGCCAGATAGAGGTAGTTGACGGGGTTCACTTCGCGGCCTCCTCTTCCCGGTCACCGTCACGCTGCGAGATGAAAGGCTCCGCCTCGTGGCGGCCGAGCCGCTCCTCGGAGCGCTGCTCGAGCGCCTTCAGGTCGTTCAGCGCCTCGGCCGACACGTCCCGGATCTGACCGCGGTCCCGCAGGGTCTTCATGACCGTGAGCTCGGACGGGGTGCCGTCCGGGAGCAGGCCCGCGATGTCCACCGCGTTGTGCCGGGCGTAGACGCCCGGGGCCGGGAGCGGCGGAAGGTGGGTCCCGCGCACACGCTCCTCGGACATCTCCCGCTGGGTCTTGGCCCGCTCGGTGCGCTCCCGGTGGGTGAGCACCATGGCGCCGACGGTGGCCGTGATGAGCAGGGCGCCGGTGATCTCGAAGGCGAAGACGTACTTGGTGAAGATGAGGGAGGCCAATCCCTCCACGTTGCCCCCGGAGTTGACCTTCGCCAGGCCGTTGAACTCCTTCAGGGAAGCGTTGCCGATCCCGGCGATCATCAGGATGCCGAAGCCGAGTCCGCACCCGACGGCCAGCCAGCGCTGGCCCTTGATGGTCTCCTTCAGGGAGTCCGCGGCCGTGACACCGACCAGCATGACCACGAAGAGGAAGAGCATCATGATCGCGCCGGTGTAGACGACGATCTGCACGACACCCAGGAAGTACGCGCCGTTGGCCAGGTAGAAGACCGCGAGAATGATCATGGTCCCGGCGAGGCAGAGCGCGCTGTGCACGGCCTTCTTCATGAAGACGGTGCACAGGGCGCCGATCACCGCGACGATGCCGAGGACCCAGAACTGGACGGCCTCACCGGAGGAGGTGCTGTACGCGGCGAGCGCGCTCATGCCCCCACCTCCTCAGTCTCCGAAGCGGCCGCGGGCTCCTCGGCGGGCTTCTCGCCCTTGGAGACGGCGACCTGGGGCACGGTGCCGGGCGCCGCCTCGGTCACCAGGCCCCGGTAGTAGTCGCCCTCGTCCATCCCCGGGAAGATCGAGTGCGGGCTCTCGACCATGCCCTCTTCGAGCCCGGCGAGCAGCTGCTCCTTGGTGTAGATGAGGTTCGCGCGACTGGAGTCGGCCAGCTCGAACTCATTGGTCATCGTCAGCGCGCGCGTGGGGCACGCCTCGATGCACAGGCCGCACAGGATGCAGCGGGCGTAGTTGATCTGGTAGACGCGGCCGTACCGCTCACCGGGCGAGTAGCGCTCTTCCTCGGTGTTGTCCGCGCCTTCGACATAGATGGCGTCGGCGGGACAGGCCCAGGCGCACAACTCGCAGCCCACGCACTTCTCGAGGCCGTCGGGGTGGCGGTTGAGCTGGTGACGGCCGTGGAAGCGGGGCGCCGTGGTCTTCGGCTGCTCCGGGTACTGCTCGGTCAGCCGCTTCTTGAACATGGCCTTGAAGGTCACGCCGAAGCCGGCCACAGGGTTCTGGAAGCCCTGCGCCGTGTCCTTGGCATCGGCGGACGCGGATCCGCCGGACCCGCGCGGCTCGATGGACTTGCCGGACTTGTCAGGCTTCTTGGGGAGATCAGACACCGTCGGCCTCCTTTCCGTCACTCGCAGTATCTGGGGCACCACTGACAATCAACTCCCGCTCCTGGCGCGAGCGTCGTCGCGGCACGGGCGGCAGGCTCTGTCCCGGCAGCGGCGGTACGGGGAATCCGCCGGCCATCGGGTCGAAGGCGGGCACGTCCTGGGCCTCGGCCTCCGCCGACTTCTGTTCGCCCTTGCCGCGGAACATGTCGACGACGAAGGACAGGATCAGCAGGGCCAGTACGCCCCCGCCGACGTACATCACGATGTCCGCGAAGTCGTAGTTCTCGTTCCGCAGCGTGCGTACGGTCGCCACCAGCATCAGCCAGACGACCGAGACCGGGATGAGCACCTTCCAGCCGAGCTTCATCAGCTGGTCGTAGCGCACACGCGGCAGCGTGCCGCGCAGCCAGATGAAGAAGAACAGCAACAGCTGGACCTTGAGGATGAACCAGAGCATCGGCCACCAGCCGACGTTGGCTCCCTCCCAGAAGGTGCTGATCGGGTACGGGGCCCGCCAGCCGCCCAGGAACAGGGTCGTCGCGACCGCCGAGACCGTCACCATGTTCACGTACTCGGCGAGCATGAAGAGCGCGAACTTGATCGACGAGTACTCGGTGTTGAAGCCACCGACCAGGTCGCCCTCGGACTCCGGCATGTCGAACGGCGCACGGTTGGTCTCGCCGACCATCGTCACCACGTAGATGATGAAGGAGACCGGCAGCAGCATGATGTACCAGCGGTCGGACTGCGCCTCCACGATCGCCGAGGTCGACATCGACCCGGAGTAGAGGAAGACGGAGGCGAACGCGGCGCCCATCGCGATCTCGTACGAGATCATCTGCGCGCAGGAGCGGAGACCGCCGAGCAGCGGGTACGTCGATCCGGAGGACCAGCCGGCGAGGACGATGCCGTAGATGCCGACGGAGGCGACCGCGAGGATGTAGAGCATCGCGATCGGCAGGTCGGTGAGCTGCATCGTGGTGCGGTGTCCGAAGATCGACACCTGGTTGTCGGCCGGCCCGAAGGGGATCACCGCGATCGCCATGAAGGCCGGGATCGCCGCGATGATCGGCGCGAGGACGTAGACCACCTTGTCCGCGCGCTTGACAATCACGTCTTCCTTGAGCATCAGCTTCACGCCGTCCGCGAGGGACTGCAACATCCCCCAGGGGCCATGGCGGTTGGGGCCGATGCGCAGCTGCATCCAGGCGACGACCTTGCGCTCCCAGACGATGGAGAACAGCACGGTCAGCATGAGGAAGGCGAAGCAGAAGACCGCCTTGATGCCGACGAGCCACCAGGGGTCGGTGCCGAAGAGCGAGAGGTCTTCCGCAGCCAGCTGCATCTGAGCGGGGCTCATGCTTCGACCTCCACTGCTTCCGAAGTGAGGGCGGCAGGCCCGATCTTGACCAGCTCACCGGGGCGGGCCCCGGTGTCGGAGGCGACGCCCCCGCCCGTCGAGTTCAGCGGGAGCCAGACCACCCGGTCCGGCATCTCGGTGACCTGGAGCGGGAGTTGTACGGCTCCGCGCGACCCGGCGACGGAGAGCATGTCGCCGTCCTTGACGCCGGCCTCCGCGGCGGTGGCCGCCGAGACCCGGGCGACCGCGGCGTGCCGGGTGCCGGCCAGCGCGTCGTCGCCCTCCTGGAGTCGGCCCTGGTCGAGCAGCAGCCGGTGCCCCGCGAGGACCGCCTCACCGGAGGCCGGACGCGGCAA
Proteins encoded in this window:
- the nuoN gene encoding NADH-quinone oxidoreductase subunit NuoN; the protein is MSATAVHSLWTTAAGEVDKIPAPHIEYSLLSPTLIVIGAAVVGILIEAFVPRKARYYAQVFTAVVALIAAFAAVVGLAAGGYGTTKAGIAAMGAIAVDGPALFLQGTILLAGLVSVFTFAERRLDPATHGNRVDSFAAQAASVPGSESEQAAVKAGFATTEVFPLALFAIGGMLVFPAANDLLTLFIALEVFSLPLYLLCALARRKRLMSQEAAVKYFLLGAFSSAFLLFGVALLYGYAGTVSYAGIADVVDGTVQNIDPALAGTMGNDALLLIGAAMILMGLLFKVGAVPFHMWTPDVYQGAPTPVTGFMAAATKVAAFGALLRLLYVVLPGLRWDWRPVMWGVAIVTMLLGAIVAITQTDIKRLLAYSSIAHAGFILAGVIATTPDGISSVLFYLGAYSFVTIGAFAVVTLVRDAGGEATHLSKWAGLGRRSPLVAAVFAVFLLAFAGIPLTSGFAGKFAVFKAAAEGGAGALVVVGVISSAIAAFFYIRVIVLMFFSEPKADGPTVAVPSPLTMTAIGVGVAVTLVLGVAPQYFLDLANQAGVFVR
- the nuoI gene encoding NADH-quinone oxidoreductase subunit NuoI, with translation MEPRGSGGSASADAKDTAQGFQNPVAGFGVTFKAMFKKRLTEQYPEQPKTTAPRFHGRHQLNRHPDGLEKCVGCELCAWACPADAIYVEGADNTEEERYSPGERYGRVYQINYARCILCGLCIEACPTRALTMTNEFELADSSRANLIYTKEQLLAGLEEGMVESPHSIFPGMDEGDYYRGLVTEAAPGTVPQVAVSKGEKPAEEPAAASETEEVGA
- a CDS encoding NADH-quinone oxidoreductase subunit M, with translation MSFPLLTATAAVPALGAIATAAVPAARRTVAKWLALLVSVATLALAVIVLVRFEPKGERYQLTESHSWIKDFGVRYELGVDGIGVALIALTALLIPFIIAAGWNDADPQETGTASDSSVAAGRWRPTQGFFALILMVEAMVILSFEATDVFLFYILFEAMLIPMYFLIGGFGDRAHAGSDENAAAQRSYAAVKFLLYNLVGGLIMLAAVIGLYVVAGNFSLVEIAEARASGDLNMATNTERLLFLGFFFAFAVKAPLWPLHTWLPNAMGEATAPVAVLITAVVDKVGTFAMLRFCLGLFPEASKWATPVILVLALISIVYGALLAVGQRDIKRLVAYASISHFGFIILGIFAMTSQGQSGATLYMVNHGISTAALMLVAGFLISRRGSRLIADYGGVQKVAPVLAGTFLVGSLATLSLPGLAPFVSEFLVLVGTFARYPVVGIIATIGIVLGALYSLVLYQRTMTGPVKQEVSAMPDLKVRELAVVAPLIALLLFLGVYPKPVTDLVNPAVGHTMSDVQKKDPKPEAEAAK
- the nuoK gene encoding NADH-quinone oxidoreductase subunit NuoK produces the protein MNPVNYLYLAALLFAIGASGVLIRRNAIVVFMCVELMLNACNLALVTFSRMHGNLDGQIIAFFTMVVAAAEVVVGLAIIVSLFRSRHSASVDDASLMKL
- a CDS encoding NADH-quinone oxidoreductase subunit J, which gives rise to MSALAAYSTSSGEAVQFWVLGIVAVIGALCTVFMKKAVHSALCLAGTMIILAVFYLANGAYFLGVVQIVVYTGAIMMLFLFVVMLVGVTAADSLKETIKGQRWLAVGCGLGFGILMIAGIGNASLKEFNGLAKVNSGGNVEGLASLIFTKYVFAFEITGALLITATVGAMVLTHRERTERAKTQREMSEERVRGTHLPPLPAPGVYARHNAVDIAGLLPDGTPSELTVMKTLRDRGQIRDVSAEALNDLKALEQRSEERLGRHEAEPFISQRDGDREEEAAK
- the nuoL gene encoding NADH-quinone oxidoreductase subunit L, whose product is MENLIALLVAAPLLGAAVLLCGGRRLDKAGHVIGTVLAFASFGVAVSLFLDMLGRTGEDRAMHQHLFSWIPVGGFKADVAFQLDQLSMTFVLLITGVGSLIHMYSMGYMEHDERRRRFFGYLNLFLAAMLILVIADNYLLLYVGWEGVGLASYLLIGFWQHKPSAATAAKKAFLVNRVGDMGLSIAIMLMFTTFGAFTFEAVNDSVGDTGEGKLTAIGLMLLLAACGKSAQVPLQSWLGDAMEGPTPVSALIHAATMVTAGVYLIVRSGAIFNAAPDAQLLVTIVGAVTLLFGAIVGCAKDDIKKALAGSTMSQIGYMILAAGLGPIGYVFAIMHLVTHGFFKAGLFLGAGSVMHGMNDEVDMRKYGGLRKYMPVTFVTFGLGYLAIIGFPGLSGFFSKDKIIEAAFAKGGTEGWILGSVTLLGAAITAYYMTRVMLLTFFGEKRWQPDAEGNEPHPHESPKSMTIPMIVLAFGSVFAGGLFSIGDRFLNWLEPVTGHSHGHAPVSAMTVTAATMVVLVIGVAIAYLQYGRRPVPVTAPRGSLLTRAARRDLLQDDFNHVVLVRGGEHLTRSLVYVDHSLVDGVVNGTAAGFGGLSGRLRKMQNGFARSYALSMFGGTAILIAATLLMRAV
- the nuoH gene encoding NADH-quinone oxidoreductase subunit NuoH, translated to MSPAQMQLAAEDLSLFGTDPWWLVGIKAVFCFAFLMLTVLFSIVWERKVVAWMQLRIGPNRHGPWGMLQSLADGVKLMLKEDVIVKRADKVVYVLAPIIAAIPAFMAIAVIPFGPADNQVSIFGHRTTMQLTDLPIAMLYILAVASVGIYGIVLAGWSSGSTYPLLGGLRSCAQMISYEIAMGAAFASVFLYSGSMSTSAIVEAQSDRWYIMLLPVSFIIYVVTMVGETNRAPFDMPESEGDLVGGFNTEYSSIKFALFMLAEYVNMVTVSAVATTLFLGGWRAPYPISTFWEGANVGWWPMLWFILKVQLLLFFFIWLRGTLPRVRYDQLMKLGWKVLIPVSVVWLMLVATVRTLRNENYDFADIVMYVGGGVLALLILSFVVDMFRGKGEQKSAEAEAQDVPAFDPMAGGFPVPPLPGQSLPPVPRRRSRQERELIVSGAPDTASDGKEADGV